The genomic stretch GCCACACCTTCGAACGCACGGTGCTCCAGAAACGCCGCCACCGACACTTTCAAACCCTTGGCAATTTTGCACAGCACCTTGATCGACGGCACGCTGCGGCCGGACTCGATCTGCGCCAGCATCGCCCGGCTCACGCCGCACTGGCGGGCGAGGGCATCCAGCGACAGATGCCGCTTGCCACGCAGGCGTTGCAGGTTCTGCGCGACGCGCTCGCAGATCGGGTCTTCTTCCAGTGATTCGAGGTTGTTCAGATCCAGCACGGGTTCGTCGGCGCTCGCCAGAAAGCGCGAGGGTTCACGTGCGTTCACGCTTGACGCGGCTCGTCGGAACGAGCGGCCTGCGCCCACTGAAAAGCCTGGTAGCCGGCGTTGCGCGCATACATTTCCCACATGGCCCGGGCCCGTTGCTGAGCTTGGCGGCGTTTGCGGTAGGCGGCGAAGTCGATCAGGTTGTCGGTTGGATTCATGGCGCACTTCACTGTGATCAATGACGGGATGAGCTGAGAGTACGCCGATATTTTTATAACGATAAATACTGATTTTGTATTTATTAATTCTTTTAGGTTATTTATTCAGCGCCCCTCATGCTGCTTGCGATAAGCCCCCGGTTGCACCCCCACCGACTTGGCAAACGCCCGTGTGAACGCGGCAATCGACTGATAGCCCACGGCAGCGCAAACCTGCTCGACCGTGTGATTGTTCTTCAGTAACTGGCAGGCATGGCGGATGCGCAGCGCCAGCAGTACCTGCCCTGGCGACTGGCCTGCGAGTTCGTTGAAGCGTTTGAAGAACGCCGAGCGCGAGAGTCCGATGCAGGCCGCCATGCTTTCCAGCGACCACGGCAGTTGCGGTTGCTCGATCAGTCGGTCCAGCAGCGGCGCGAATTGCGGATTGCGCGCCAGCGCTACCAGTCCGCCGAGTGACGGGTTGTCGGCCATCTGTTGGCGCAGTACATACAGAAACAGCAGGTGACTCAGCCGCTCCAGCAGCGCCGAAGAGGGCGTCGGCTGGCGTTCGCATTCTTCCAGGATCAACTCGAACAAGGCCCGCGCCGCACTGGAAGAAGGATCCCCCGCTCGCAGGACGATCCAGTGCGGCAAGCCTTCGATGATCAGCGACGACAGCCCTGATTTGAAGTGGAAGAACCCACAGACCAGCCCGACGCCATCCTCTGCCTGGCTGTCCAGAGCCGTCATGGTCATGCGCGGCAAGGTCTGCGCGATGCCTGAGTCTTCAGCGCTGGACAGCCGATAGTTGAGGTCGCGCAGCAGGAACACCGCATCGCCGGCATTCAGGCGTAAGGCCTGAGTCTCGCCCTCGATGTGCAGCCAGCAATGGCCCTGAACGATGAGGTGAAAACTGGCCCGCGCCAGGCCATGCGTGCTGGCGTGCCAGCCGCCGCAATAGCGGCCGACATGGAACAGGCTGGCGTCGAGTTCGAGGCTCTCTAATAACCAATCAACCAGTGGGCTGGACGAAATCATCTAATGGAAACACTCAGGAGCAAGTAATCGCTACTTTAGAATATGGATCGGAATTCTTATAACCAACAGACTGGCCCGACACCCCAATAGCAGGAGTCCAGCCCATGTCACGCGTCACGCTACACACCTTGCAAAGCGCGCCCGAAGCGGCCCGGCCGTTTCTTGAAAATGCGCAGAAGAATTCCGGGTTCATTCCGAACCTGCTGGCCGTTCTGGCCAACGCGCCGGCCGCGCTGGAAACCTACGTTACGGTATCGGCGCTCAATGGCAAAGCCGAGTTGAGTCTGGCCGAGCGCGAAGTGGTGCAGTTGATCGCAGCGACTAACCATGGATGCGATTTCTGTGTCGCAGGTCATACCGCCGTCGCGCTGAACAAGGCAAAACTGCCACAGGAAGTGGTCAGCGCATTGCGTGAGCGGGCGACCGTTCCCGAGCAAAAGCTTGAGACGCTGGCGGCGTTCACCCGTGAAGTGATCGCCACCCGTGGCAACGTCAGTGAGCAGACCTACAACCAGTTCAAGGCCGCCGGTTACACCGAAGGCAACGCGCTGGAAGTGATTCTCGGCGTGAGCCTGGCGACCCTGTGCAACTTCGCCAACGTGTTCGCCGATACGCCGCTCAACCCGGAGCTGGCGCCGTACCGCGCGTGACCGGCGGATCGATTCAGGCAGCGTGGTCTATGGTTGACGCTGCGTACAAGGAGAGAAACGACATGCTCGATCCGGCATTGAGTCAATGGCTGGACACCCACGCCCAGGCCCTGGACCTGGGCGACAGTGATCCGCAGCAAGTGCTGACGCAACTGGCGGCGGCCGATGTCCTGCGGGTTGGTATCAGTCCGTCATTGGGCGGCAGCGGCGGCGACATCAACGACGCCGTGGAAGTGCTGGCCGAAGTGGCCAGTCATTCGCTGGCAGCGGCTTTTGTGTTCTGGGGCCAGCGGGCGTTTATCGAATACCTGCTGCAGAGCCCGAACGTGACACTGCGCGAGCGGCTGTTGCCCTCGTTGATCAGCGGCGAACTGGCCGGTGCGACCGGGCTGTCGAACGCGATGAAATTCCTCTCGGGCATCGAGGCCCTGCAAGTGCGCGCTCGCACCGAAGGCAACGGCTGGAGCCTCGGAGGCCGGTTGCATTGGGTGACCAATCTGCGCAAAAGCGGCTTCGTCGTCGCCGCTGCGATTGAGCACGAAGAGGGCGGCTCACCGTTTGTGCTGGCGATTCCCGGCGAGGCCACTGGTGTGTTGCGTTCGGCGGATCTGCAACTGATGGGCTTGCAGTCAAGCAACACGGCGGCCATCGATTTTGCCCAGGTTCAGGTCGGTCGCGAGTGGTTGCTGCATGGCGATGCGCGGGCGTTTTTGCCGGCGGTGCGTCCGGCGTTTCTCGGCTTGCAATGTGGTCTGGCCATCGGTCTGGCGCGGCGCGCCTTGAGCGAAGTGCAAAGCCATTTGCAGGACGGTCGCTCGATCCTGCTGGAGCCGCTGCATGAACAGCGCGAACAGTTGCAACACACGGTGGAACAACTCAAACAGGGCCTGCTCGATGGCCGCTTCCTGGCAAGGCCCGCTGCGTTGTTCCAGCTGCGCATCGCCCTTGCCGAATCGGCGGCCAGCGCGGTGCAACTGGAGTTGCAGGCCAGTGGCGGCAAAGCCTATCTGACCGAACATGGCAGCGGGTTCGCCCGGCGCTGGCGCGAGTCGGCATTCGTGCCGATCGTCACGCCGAGCCTGGTGCAATTGCGCGCCGAACTGCAACGGCAGAAGCGGGAAGCGGCGGTATGACTCAGCCGTTGCTGCATGCCCGCGACATCAGTCTCGGCTATCCGCGCGCCGAAGGCTGGCACACGGTGCTGGAGGCGTTTAACTTGCAGTTGCAGCCGGGTGAAGTGGTGTCGATCCTCGGCCCCAGCGGCGTCGGCAAATCCAGTCTGTTGCGGGTGCTGGCGGGGTTGCAACCGGCGCAGCGCGGCAGCGTCAGCCTGCTCGGTGAACCGCTGAGCGGTCCCCACCCACGGGTGGCGGTGGCGTTTCAGGATCCGAGCCTGTTGCCCTGGCTGACGCTGGAAAAGAACGTGGCGTTCGGCCTCGACTTCGCCCGTCAACCGCACCTGAGTGCCGAGCAACGCAAGGCGCGGGTCGACCACGCCATCGCCGCAGTCGGCCTGGAACACGCCCGGCAGTTTCACCCGGCGCAGTTGTCCGGCGGCATGGCCCAGCGCACCGCACTGGCCCGGTGCCTGGCACGGCAGCCGCAAGTTCTGTTGCTCGACGAACCGTTCGGTGCGCTGGATGAAATCACCCGCGCCGACATGCAACAGCTGTTGCTGCAACTGATCGCCGAGCACAACACTGCAGCGCTGCTGATCACTCACGACATTGACGAAGCCCTGCTGCTTTCCGAGCGGATTCTGCTACTGGGTAACAGCCCGGCGCGGATCCTCGGCGAATGGCGCGTCGACCTGCCTCAGCCCCGCGCCGAGCTGGTGGACGAACTGGGTGCGCTGCGTATCGATATCCTCAAAACCCTTCGGCGGGCGAGCCGCAATCCACTTACCCCACCTTTGCCCGAACCGTCGGAGATTGATCATGTGCCTGGACGACTTCACTCACACACGTCGTGACTTCCTCAAACTCAGCGCCTTACTGACCGCAGGCGGCGCTCTGCCGCTGCTCAACAGCCTCAATGCCCGCGCTGCGTCGGAGCCGAACGCGCCGGTGCGCATCGGCTACCTGCCGATCACCGACGCCACGCCATTGCTGGTGGCGCACAACAACGGGCTGTTCGAAGCCGAAGGCATCCAGGCCGAGCGCCCGGTGCTGTTACGCAGTTGGGCGCAGGTGATCGAGGCGTTCCTGTCGGGGCAGGTCAACGTGATTCACCTGCTGTCGCCAATGACCGTCTGGGCCCGCTACGGCAGTAAGGTGCCGGCCAAGGTCGTGGCCTGGAACCATGTCGGCGGCTCCGGCCTGACTGTGGCCCAGGGGATCACCGAGGTCAAACAGTTGGCCGGGCAAACGGTGGCGATTCCGTTCTGGTATTCGATCCACAACGTGGTGGTGCAGCAGTTGTTTCGCGATCACGGACTGCTGCCGGTGAGCAAACCGGCAAGTGCCGCGCTGGCCGCCAACGAGGTCAACCTGGTGGTATTGCCGCCCTCGGACATGCCGCCGGCACTGGCCGGCAAACGCATCGCCGGTTACATCGTCGCCGAGCCGTTCAATGCGTTGGCCGAAGAACTCAAGGTCGGGCGGGTGCAGCGTTTTACCGGCGACGTCTGGCGCAATCACGCTTGCTGCGTGGTGTTCATGCACGAGCAGGATCTGAACAACCGCCCCGAGTGGTCGCAGAAAGTGGTCAACGCCATCGTCAAGGCGCAACTCTGGACCCGCGACAACCGCGCCGAGGCCGCGAAGCTGTTATCCAGGGACGGCGACAACCGCTACACGCCCCATGCCCAGACCGTGTTGAACCGCGTACTGGCGCCGGCCGCCGCAGATCGCGAGCAATACCTGGTCAGCGGCGCAATCCAGCACAGCCATTGGGACGAGCAGCGCATCGACTTCCAGCCGTACCCGTTCCCCAGCTACACCGAAGAACTGGTCAAACGCCTCAAGGACACGCTGATCGAGGGCGACAAAGGCTTCCTCGCCAGCCTCGACCCGCAGCACACAGCCAAGGATCTGGTGGACGACCGCTTCGTGCGCAACGCCATTGCAGCGGTCGGCGGGATGAAGGCGTTCGGCTTGCCCGAAGGCTTTGAGCGCAGCGAGGAGTTCAGTCTCCGATGAGCAAGTCGAGTTCACCCATCGTCCACGGGTTGTTGGGCGCGGCAGGATTGCTGGGGTTGTTATTGCTGTGGTGGCTGGGTGTGCATCTGGCCGGTGGAGGCGATGGTCTGGCGGCGCGGTTTTCGCCGCAGGCGACGTTGGTCAGCCTCGTTGAGTTATTGGGGCGGGCCGAGCTCTACGAACATGTGCTGGTCAGCCTGAAACGGATCGTGGTCGGCTTGCTGCTGGCCTTGCTGATTGGCGTGCCGCTGGGGCTGATGATCGGCAGCTACCGGCATCTCGAATCGGCGACCACACCTGCCTTTCAGTTCTTGCGAATGATCTCGCCGTTGTCGTGGATGCCGGTGGTGGTCATGCTGATGGGCGTGGGCGATCAGCCGATCTATTTCCTGCTGACCTTCGCCGCGATCTGGCCGATCCTGCTGAACACCGCCGCCGGGGTACGCCAGCTCGATCCACGCTGGCTGCAATTGAGCCGCAGCCTCAGTGCCACACGCTGGGAAACCTTGCGCAAAGTCATCCTGCCTGGCGTGCTCGGTCACGTGTTGACCGGGGTTCGGCTGTCGATCGGGATTCTGTGGATCGTGCTGGTGCCGTGCGAAATGCTTGGTGTCAGCGCAGGGCTGGGCTACTTCATCCTCGACACGCGGGATCGGCTGGCGTACTCGGAATTGATGGCGATGGTGCTGTTGATCGGTGTACTCGGATTTGCCCTTGATGCGCTGGCTCGAGGACTGCACCGGCGCTGGGCACCGGCCTGAACATCGAATGGCTGCTCAGGCCGGGACCGATCACTCAAAGACCTTGAGGGACCATTTTTTCTCCCAGCCTTTTCCGGAGAAGTGAAGGGGTACAAACAGTCCGTAAGTCTGCAGATACGCGTAGGTGATCGTGCCGTCACCGATGATGTCGTTTGCGCCAGTGCAACCGATGATTTTGGCAGTACCGGTCCAGGACGGATAAATCTCGTTGGCAGCCTTTTGTTCCTTGACGTCGCAGTTGAACTGTTTTTCGATCAGCGGTTTGGGCTCCTCGTACCACTTGTGAGGCCTTTGAATCGTGTAACTCAGATGCGCGCCGAGCGGCATGGTCGCCCAGTCGCCGGTGAACCTGAGATCGGTGAGGCCTTCTTCCTCTGTTTCCAGAGGTCTTTTATAAGCAAACGTGGATTTGGCGAGGGGGATCAATCCGCGAAAACTCAATTCGACCGACTGATGCAGATCGAAGCCTGAACGTTCGGTCAGTTGGCTGCCCGCCCTGGCCGGAAGGAATTTATTCATCGGCCCCATGCGTGGCGGCTCGCTTGGCTGGCCTTGGGAAGTAATGACCGTTGACTGTCGCAGACGAGCGACGCTTTTTTCCGGCTCGGGCATCTTCAAGGCTTCGATGGCCTGCTTGACGGTTGGCGCCAGCTCGGGCTCCGGCAACACAAAGGGCTTCAGCTCGCGGCCGGTGAAAAGTCTGAGCTGATCCAGCGCCAGCGGCCTGGTGCAGACTTGCTGAAAGATCCGGCGCTGATCATCGTCGAGATTTTTCAGGTCAACCGGTTCGCGTGCAGCCTTCAACTCCCCCTCAAGCACATTGCCTTTTTTGCTGAGCGAGAAGGTGCTGAGCGCCGTGAGTTGCTGTGAGACACAGTCAGCTGTCCAGCGTTGCCTCACCTGTGAATACAAGGAAACCTTGTCCGCCGTGAGTGTCTCGGCGGGAAGCACCCGGGCTGACCAGAACGTCACTGAATGTCCGTCTGCTTTCAGGTTGGCCTGGTCGATCATTTGCCAGACCTGATCTTCGGCGGCCGAAATCACTCGCCATTGCGGCGTTGCGGTTCGGGCGCACACGTCTTTGAATTGAGCGCTTTGCAGGAATTGTTTCTTTTGTTTGTCTGGCAGCTGTCTGCGATCGCTGGCACCCCGGCGTTCGGTCGTGAGAACCACGCCACCGGAGTTGGTCATGTAGGCCATCTGCGCATCCGGTCGATGGCAGTCCCCATCAAATCGCACGAGGTAATACCGCTTTCCCTCAATGGGAGGCTTCACCAGGTAAGTGACGATGTCGGCCTCACGCACGATCGAGTCGGGGGCAGGCGTTACCTTCAAGGCTTCATCGAAGATTTTGAACGCAATCGGAGGCGGCTTGGGGGTTGTGTCTATGCCATAGAGCGACTGGCAACCGGACAGTGCGACAACCAGAAAAATCGGGGATAACCGTTTGAGATGATAAATCGTGGCGTCCATGCGGAATCTGCTGAGAATTAAAATGATGGCATATTAGCATTATCCCTTGCCATCACAGATGCCGGCCAGCGATCACCTGTTCCAGTCAGCAGGTCTGGAACAGGTGAGAGGCTAGTTTGCTGTTTGTTTCTTACTGGCTGGCGTTCAACACAATCCGATACCGCGCCTTGCCACTGCGCAAATGATCGATGGCTTCGTTGACCCGGCTCATCGGAAATTCCTCAACCTGCGGCAGGATCTGATGCCGCGCGCAGAACTCCAGCATGGTCGCCGCCGTGGCAGGCGAGCCTACTGGGGAGGCAGACAAGGATTTCTGTTGAGGAATCAGATTGAACACGTGCACCGGAATTGCGTCGGGCACGATACCGACGAAGTGCAGCCGGCCTTTGCCGCGCAGGGTGGCGAGCATTGCCGTCCAGTCGAGGTTGGCGTTGGCGGTGATCAGCAGGAAATCCAGAGTACCGGCAATCGCTTTCAAGGCATTGCTGTCGGTGGAGGCGACGACCTTGTGGGCGCCGAGGCGCTTGGCTTCGTCCTGTTTGCTCAGTGACGAGGTGAATGCCGTGACGTCGCAACCCCAGGCATTGAGGAAACGCAGCGCCAGGTGACCGAGGCCGCCGATCCCGACGACACCGACCCGGTCAGTGGGTTTGATGCCAAATTCCACCAGTGGGTTGAACACCGTGGAGCCTGCGCAGAACAGCGGGCCGGCGAGGGCAGGGTCGATGTTGTCCGGGAGCTTCAGCGCCCAGGCCCAGTGAGTACGCAGTCGATCGGCGAAACCGCCGTGGCTGCCGATGATCGTGGGTTTGGCGGTCGGGCAAAGGTGATGGGAACCGCCGATGCAGGACGAGCAATGCATGCAGCTGCTCTTGTACCAGCCGATGCCGACCCGTTGGCCGACTTCGAGGCCGCGGACCTGCGGGCCTGCACGCACGATGCGGCCAACCACTTCGTGACCGGGAATGAACGGGTACTGGCTGATGCCCCAGTCGTTGTCGATCAGCGACTGGTCGGAGTGACAGACGCCGCAATATTCCACGGCGACTTCGACTTCTTCATCCCCGAGCGGACCGGGATCGTAACTGTAGCGCTCCAGTGGTGCGCCGGCCGATGTGGCGGCCCAACCGGTAAACGTCGTCGGTTCGGTGTTATTGCTCATTGGACACCTCCAGGTCTGGCGACAGGGCCATGGCGGCCCGGTGCTGCGGGCGCAGCCTGAAGAGTCTAGCGGGTCATCGGGCGATCGCTAGAGCCAGGTGGCGAGCACGCGTCGGTCCAGTTCTTCCCAGTCCGCCATGCCCAGCACTCGCGTGGTATTGAGCCCGCGCAGATAGCCGCGCAATTGATTGGCGACGGCCCGCACCGACTCCGAATCGTCCGCTGACTGGCCCAGCACGGTTTCGTATTCGACGAGGTATTCGGCCACCCGGTCGCGGAATTCGGGCAGCACGGCATCGCGGATCAAATCAAAGGTTCGCACGGATAATCCTCATTTGTTTTCGTTGTGATCGAGTGTGCAGCAGTCTGCACGCTGCGCAACTATTGGTTCAAGTAATAGTGACCATCAAGAAACGCAAGTTCTGCTTTGCGGCCGACAGGCGGAAAATCGCCTCCATCGAAGACGCTGCTGAAGGAATTTGCGCGATGAAGACATTGACCCGACTGGCTGTAGTCGCCCTGCTGATGGGCGGGGTGGCCGTGACCGCACCGACTTACGCAAGCGACGCCGGTACGTGCCATTTTCTGCCCATCGCCGGTGCCAGCAGCGGGCTGCAGCATTCGCAAACCGTGGGTGTGCTGTACAGCGAAAATACGCTGGAGAACCAGCAATACCTGGAGCGTTATCACGACGTGGCGGTGAATGGTGCCAAGGATGCGCTCGATGCGCGGATCCGCGACGCCTTCGTCAACAGCTCCGATCCGGAACTGGCCATCGACTGGTTGATGAGTTCGCTGCAGCAGCAATTTCTCTCGGTGACCGTCTACGACAACCTCGATTCATTGGTGCAAGCCCATCCGGATGTGGTGGTGATGCTCGACACCCACAACCGTTTGCTGACGCAACGCAACAGCCAGGTCGAAGCACGGTTCGCCGCACGCTTCTACGACGCCAACCTGCAATACATCGGCAAGGCGGAAGGCGCAGTGCAAAAGCAGATGCCTTCGGTGTGGGTCCACAACAAGGCAGCGCCCGAGATTGCAGCGCAGATTGAACAGCAACGGGATCTGCAATTCAGCGCCCTGAAGCAGTTCGATGACTCGCTCAAGGCCCTGGTGAGTGCTGGCTGAACACCCAAATCAAAAATCGCAACGGCAGCGCCCGTGACGCTGAACGTTGCTTGAGAACCGAACCGTTTATTTTCAGGATTTTATCCATGCGTGCCTTTTTTATCCCTGCCATGGCGTCTGCCACTTTGTTGCTGACTGCTTGCGCCTCCGCACCGAACGACCCGACGCTGACCTTGCAGACCCACAAGACGCCCGCCCAATACGCCGAATGCGTTGTGCCGAAATTGCAGCACGGTGCGATGAACCCGACGGTCTCGCAGACCCAGCGCAGCTACCGGATCGTGGTGCCGAGCAAAGTGTCGGCGGACAACGTGCTGGAAGCCTACAAGGCGCAGGACGGCGGCAAGGTGTTTTTGTACGAGCGCCACTTGCTGGCTTCAAGTTTCACACCGTCGAGTTTTGAACGGGCTGCCCAGGAGTGCCTGTGACGCCTGACGGTTAACGCTTTTGACGATGCTCCTTTGGTTGGCCGCAACCAACCAATTCCTTTGCCCCGCATCTTGCGGGGCTTTTTTTTGCCCGGCGTTTGGCGCAGTCGGCGCTACGCTGGAGAGCGGATAAGGTTTTTCGGGAGAGTAAGGAGATGAAGAAAGACAGCAGCGACTCTGCGGCTGAACAGCCTTCTGCACTGATCGACGCAAGAATCCAGGAACTGAACGACTGGCGTGGCCAGAAACTGGCCGAGATCCGCGCGATCATTCACGAGGCGGACCCGCAGGTCGTCGAGGAGTGGAAGTGGCGGGGCGTTCCGGTCTGGTCACACAACGGCATCATTTGCACCGGGGAAACCTACAAGGCCGTGGTGAAAATGACGTTTGCCAAAGGCGCGGCGCTGGAGGATCCGTCGGGACTGTTCAATGCCAGTCTGGAGGGCAATACCCGGCGGGCGATTGATGTTCACGAGGACGACAAAATAGATGCAAAGGCATTGAAAGCGCTGGTGCGTTCGGCGATTACGTTGAATACAAAAAAATGATTTGCCGTTGAGGCAGAGGTGAAGCGGGGGAGGGTGAAACGAGGAAAAAATGGCAGGGGCGGCTGGATTCGAACCAACGCATGGCAGGATCAAAACCTGCTGCCTTACCGCTTGGCGACGCCCCTGTAGCTATTGGTTTCAGTCCCGAGAGGACCTCTGCAACAGTGGGCGGCACTTTACCAGCGCTCTTGCGTTCTGGGAACCCCTGAAGCAAATAAATTTCATGGAAAACAGCTACTTATTTCCCGGAGCGGTTGAAACGGCCGGATTTTCAAGACGCCTGAGGGGGCCAAGCGCCCGAATCCTGCGGGCGCTTGAACCCGATTTCATACCAAAGTACTCGGCGCCACCCCCAGCAACCCCGTCAATGTGTTCATGATCGCCTGCTGACGGGCTCGGTCCGTCTGGTGCCGAGCCTCGGCGGCCGCGACGTCGGCGTGGCAGTGTGGGCAGATCGATTCGTGTGGGTGGATGTATTGCAGGCAGCTGCGGCACAGCGCCAGTTGCACGGGGATGCGTCCTTCCTCCGGGGATTTCTGGCCTTGATTGATCCAGGCGAGTTTGATCACCTGGCCGCTGTCACTGACGCTGCTGACGTGCTCGCCGGTGTCGATGCGTTCGGTGATCAGGTCAAAGCGTCCGACGGCGAAGGAACGCTGCGCCGCGTCTTCAATCTTGACGATACGCTCGCGCAGTCCGCGTTTTTGCAGTTCCAGGGTGCGGTAATGGCAGTACGGGTTGTTGCCGGGTTTGCCCAGCAATGAGTGCGAAGTCCAGGTGCAGCCGCCCCGGCAGACATCGTTGTAATAGCAACTGCGACAGTAGCCCCACAGGTCGTCGACCGAGCGCAGGCGACCGAAGTGGATGCCTTCGCTGTAATGCCAGATATCGTGCAGGCTCATGTTGCGCACGTTGCCGCCGGAGAAACCGACGGTCGCCAGTGACGGGCAGCCTTTCACCGTGCCGTCGGCTTCGAGCGCCAGTACGGTCTGACCCGCCGCGCAGCCGCTCCAGTGCACGCGCTCGTCACCGAAGCCACGCCACAAATGTTCGTAAGGACCGTAATAGCCGATGTTGTTGCCGACGTTCATCAGCAGGCCGCGATCCACGCCTTCGCGGTACAACCGCGCGAGCAGCGGCATCACTTCCAGCAATTGATAGGGTTGCAGCAGCAGTTCCGGGTGATCCACCGCATTGCCCATGGCCACGGTGATCTGGATCTGCCAATGGGTGGCGCCGAGTTCGATGATCGTGTCCATCAGCTCCGGCAAATCAGGCAACGTAGCCGCGCCGATCTGGGTGTTGACGCTGACGGCCAGCCCGGACGCCTTGGCCCGGCGCAGGGTGTCGACCGCCTTGTCGAAGGAGCCGGGGACGTTGCGCACCTGGTCGTGCAATGGTGCGAGCCCATCCAGAGAAATCCCGACCCCGTTGAGGCCCGCATCAACCGCCGCCTGCATCTTCGCCGGTGTCAGGTTGCGTCCGCCGGTCTGGATCGCGCAGTACATGCCGTGGTCGTGGATGGCCTGGATCAGTTGCGTCCAGTCCTTACGCAAATAGGCTTCGCCGCCGATCAAAGTGATCTCGCGGGTGCCGAGTGCGGCGAGGGAGTCGATCACATCAAGGCATTCACGGGTGTTCAGTTCATCGGGGCGTCGATGCCCTGCGCGTGAGCCGCAATGCAGGCATTTGAGGTCGCAGGCCAGGGTGATTTCCCAGACCACGTGCACCGGCACGTAGCGTTTGAGATCGGTGTCATTGAGGTAGCGGGCAGGGCGGATGTCTGTCATGGGAGATCCTTGCGCACGG from Pseudomonas allokribbensis encodes the following:
- a CDS encoding AraC family transcriptional regulator, with amino-acid sequence MISSSPLVDWLLESLELDASLFHVGRYCGGWHASTHGLARASFHLIVQGHCWLHIEGETQALRLNAGDAVFLLRDLNYRLSSAEDSGIAQTLPRMTMTALDSQAEDGVGLVCGFFHFKSGLSSLIIEGLPHWIVLRAGDPSSSAARALFELILEECERQPTPSSALLERLSHLLFLYVLRQQMADNPSLGGLVALARNPQFAPLLDRLIEQPQLPWSLESMAACIGLSRSAFFKRFNELAGQSPGQVLLALRIRHACQLLKNNHTVEQVCAAVGYQSIAAFTRAFAKSVGVQPGAYRKQHEGR
- a CDS encoding carboxymuconolactone decarboxylase family protein encodes the protein MSRVTLHTLQSAPEAARPFLENAQKNSGFIPNLLAVLANAPAALETYVTVSALNGKAELSLAEREVVQLIAATNHGCDFCVAGHTAVALNKAKLPQEVVSALRERATVPEQKLETLAAFTREVIATRGNVSEQTYNQFKAAGYTEGNALEVILGVSLATLCNFANVFADTPLNPELAPYRA
- a CDS encoding acyl-CoA dehydrogenase family protein, encoding MLDPALSQWLDTHAQALDLGDSDPQQVLTQLAAADVLRVGISPSLGGSGGDINDAVEVLAEVASHSLAAAFVFWGQRAFIEYLLQSPNVTLRERLLPSLISGELAGATGLSNAMKFLSGIEALQVRARTEGNGWSLGGRLHWVTNLRKSGFVVAAAIEHEEGGSPFVLAIPGEATGVLRSADLQLMGLQSSNTAAIDFAQVQVGREWLLHGDARAFLPAVRPAFLGLQCGLAIGLARRALSEVQSHLQDGRSILLEPLHEQREQLQHTVEQLKQGLLDGRFLARPAALFQLRIALAESAASAVQLELQASGGKAYLTEHGSGFARRWRESAFVPIVTPSLVQLRAELQRQKREAAV
- a CDS encoding ABC transporter ATP-binding protein; this encodes MTQPLLHARDISLGYPRAEGWHTVLEAFNLQLQPGEVVSILGPSGVGKSSLLRVLAGLQPAQRGSVSLLGEPLSGPHPRVAVAFQDPSLLPWLTLEKNVAFGLDFARQPHLSAEQRKARVDHAIAAVGLEHARQFHPAQLSGGMAQRTALARCLARQPQVLLLDEPFGALDEITRADMQQLLLQLIAEHNTAALLITHDIDEALLLSERILLLGNSPARILGEWRVDLPQPRAELVDELGALRIDILKTLRRASRNPLTPPLPEPSEIDHVPGRLHSHTS
- a CDS encoding ABC transporter substrate-binding protein produces the protein MCLDDFTHTRRDFLKLSALLTAGGALPLLNSLNARAASEPNAPVRIGYLPITDATPLLVAHNNGLFEAEGIQAERPVLLRSWAQVIEAFLSGQVNVIHLLSPMTVWARYGSKVPAKVVAWNHVGGSGLTVAQGITEVKQLAGQTVAIPFWYSIHNVVVQQLFRDHGLLPVSKPASAALAANEVNLVVLPPSDMPPALAGKRIAGYIVAEPFNALAEELKVGRVQRFTGDVWRNHACCVVFMHEQDLNNRPEWSQKVVNAIVKAQLWTRDNRAEAAKLLSRDGDNRYTPHAQTVLNRVLAPAAADREQYLVSGAIQHSHWDEQRIDFQPYPFPSYTEELVKRLKDTLIEGDKGFLASLDPQHTAKDLVDDRFVRNAIAAVGGMKAFGLPEGFERSEEFSLR
- a CDS encoding ABC transporter permease, yielding MSKSSSPIVHGLLGAAGLLGLLLLWWLGVHLAGGGDGLAARFSPQATLVSLVELLGRAELYEHVLVSLKRIVVGLLLALLIGVPLGLMIGSYRHLESATTPAFQFLRMISPLSWMPVVVMLMGVGDQPIYFLLTFAAIWPILLNTAAGVRQLDPRWLQLSRSLSATRWETLRKVILPGVLGHVLTGVRLSIGILWIVLVPCEMLGVSAGLGYFILDTRDRLAYSELMAMVLLIGVLGFALDALARGLHRRWAPA
- the ahr gene encoding NADPH-dependent aldehyde reductase Ahr, whose product is MSNNTEPTTFTGWAATSAGAPLERYSYDPGPLGDEEVEVAVEYCGVCHSDQSLIDNDWGISQYPFIPGHEVVGRIVRAGPQVRGLEVGQRVGIGWYKSSCMHCSSCIGGSHHLCPTAKPTIIGSHGGFADRLRTHWAWALKLPDNIDPALAGPLFCAGSTVFNPLVEFGIKPTDRVGVVGIGGLGHLALRFLNAWGCDVTAFTSSLSKQDEAKRLGAHKVVASTDSNALKAIAGTLDFLLITANANLDWTAMLATLRGKGRLHFVGIVPDAIPVHVFNLIPQQKSLSASPVGSPATAATMLEFCARHQILPQVEEFPMSRVNEAIDHLRSGKARYRIVLNASQ
- a CDS encoding ATPase yields the protein MKTLTRLAVVALLMGGVAVTAPTYASDAGTCHFLPIAGASSGLQHSQTVGVLYSENTLENQQYLERYHDVAVNGAKDALDARIRDAFVNSSDPELAIDWLMSSLQQQFLSVTVYDNLDSLVQAHPDVVVMLDTHNRLLTQRNSQVEARFAARFYDANLQYIGKAEGAVQKQMPSVWVHNKAAPEIAAQIEQQRDLQFSALKQFDDSLKALVSAG
- a CDS encoding DUF1801 domain-containing protein, producing MKKDSSDSAAEQPSALIDARIQELNDWRGQKLAEIRAIIHEADPQVVEEWKWRGVPVWSHNGIICTGETYKAVVKMTFAKGAALEDPSGLFNASLEGNTRRAIDVHEDDKIDAKALKALVRSAITLNTKK